A genome region from Planctomycetota bacterium includes the following:
- the rpsU gene encoding 30S ribosomal protein S21: MIKVSGSGSEPLEKILKRFKKKCEKEGLIKDIKRSSYYEKPSERRRRAERKMIRRAQKAETTTSYGR; this comes from the coding sequence ATGATCAAGGTGAGCGGAAGTGGCAGTGAGCCGCTAGAGAAGATCCTGAAGCGCTTCAAGAAGAAGTGCGAGAAGGAGGGCCTGATCAAGGACATCAAGCGGTCATCTTACTATGAGAAGCCAAGCGAGCGTCGGCGTCGTGCAGAGCGCAAGATGATCCGCCGCGCGCAGAAGGCCGAGACGACAACCTCGTATGGGAGGTGA
- a CDS encoding sugar kinase, translating to MDVCCLGILVADAFGSPIDDIPPKGSLRLFDHMELHIGGCAANAGIAMAKLGLETSVIGKVGDDVFGHFVSKTLNDAGIDSRGVVVDPKASTSFTFVIVGADGQRRFLHTMGANATLCAADVNMEIVRQAKILHVAGTMVMPTFDGAQCAQVLQAARAAGVTTCMDTVFNDRLHDYMPVIGPCLPHLDMFLPSIEEAERVAGTSEPREIVRRLHERGVGIVAVKLGPKGSYVFGDGEEAYVPSYAVKAVDTSGAGDCWVAGFLLGRLRGWTLVESARFGNAVAAHCVQAFGCTAGVRDFEATRAFQRTARTIE from the coding sequence ATGGACGTGTGTTGCCTGGGTATCCTGGTGGCCGATGCGTTCGGCTCGCCGATTGACGACATTCCGCCGAAGGGCAGCCTGCGGCTCTTCGACCACATGGAGCTCCACATCGGCGGCTGCGCGGCCAACGCGGGCATCGCCATGGCCAAGCTGGGGCTCGAGACCAGCGTGATCGGCAAAGTGGGCGACGACGTGTTCGGCCACTTCGTGTCGAAGACCCTCAACGACGCGGGGATCGACTCGCGCGGGGTGGTGGTGGACCCGAAGGCCTCGACGTCGTTCACCTTCGTGATCGTGGGGGCGGACGGGCAGCGGCGCTTCCTGCACACGATGGGGGCCAACGCCACCCTGTGCGCGGCAGACGTCAACATGGAGATCGTGAGGCAGGCGAAGATCCTGCACGTGGCGGGCACGATGGTGATGCCGACGTTCGATGGGGCGCAGTGCGCCCAGGTGCTCCAGGCGGCGCGGGCCGCGGGGGTGACGACGTGCATGGACACGGTGTTCAACGACCGCCTTCACGATTACATGCCTGTGATCGGGCCATGCCTGCCACATCTGGACATGTTCCTGCCCTCGATCGAGGAGGCCGAGCGCGTGGCGGGCACGAGCGAGCCGCGCGAGATCGTGCGGCGGCTGCACGAGCGGGGCGTGGGGATCGTGGCCGTCAAGCTGGGGCCGAAGGGCAGCTACGTGTTCGGCGACGGCGAGGAGGCCTACGTGCCGTCCTACGCCGTGAAGGCGGTGGACACCTCGGGCGCGGGCGACTGCTGGGTGGCGGGATTCCTGCTGGGCCGGCTGCGGGGCTGGACCCTCGTGGAGAGCGCACGATTCGGCAACGCGGTGGCCGCGCACTGCGTGCAGGCCTTCGGCTGCACGGCCGGCGTGCGGGATTTCGAGGCGACCCGGGCCTTCCAGCGCACGGCGCGCACCATCGAGTGA
- a CDS encoding terpene cyclase/mutase family protein, translated as MWRELLRRRAAERGGPATDEAALERYVEHPSRAREWVEARIRQAPWWCISFLVHVCALLVLWSWPVRSHADIETPITELPVSLVDKADPEIQERQEEKPPQDPPVELEDFEIADVPDVMVRGDETEVLPQTPVEPVEGSPFENSELPRLDGLPPIIGPEAMNPLLPPPGRLPPGDRARVREAIEGKPSGTEFKTLVPPLIAALNWLAQAQERDGSWDARAWEGTNSYKVGMGGLALLAFQGAGFTHKQGRYQHVILRGLDWLRNNQRDNGSFAWETFYEQGIATIAVCEAYALTGDPRVGRMAQRAIGYIVAQQPDHGGFRYGGPVPKDQGDLSVTGWQIMAIKSALMAGLDVPATAVERSRVFLRNSARDYGASAYLVGDPGAGSAAMTAVGLLCRIFLNDGRQYDNEIGQTAAYLSRRENPGLDAPPTGASKELVADLYYTYYSSLAMFQVGGEHWRAWQKMYLEPLKAAQVKATRDAAGRFVKGSWEPAQDRWGARAGRVYTTALGALCLEAPYRFLPMLQARP; from the coding sequence ATGTGGCGAGAACTGCTGCGGCGACGGGCGGCAGAACGGGGCGGCCCAGCCACCGATGAGGCGGCGCTCGAGCGATATGTCGAGCACCCCTCGCGGGCCCGCGAGTGGGTGGAAGCCCGCATTCGTCAGGCACCCTGGTGGTGCATCTCCTTCCTCGTCCATGTGTGCGCGTTGCTCGTGCTCTGGAGCTGGCCCGTCCGGAGCCACGCCGATATCGAGACCCCCATCACCGAACTCCCCGTGTCGCTCGTGGATAAGGCCGATCCTGAGATCCAGGAGCGCCAGGAGGAGAAGCCCCCGCAAGACCCGCCTGTGGAACTCGAGGACTTCGAGATCGCCGACGTGCCGGACGTGATGGTGCGCGGCGACGAGACCGAGGTCCTTCCCCAGACGCCCGTGGAGCCCGTCGAGGGCTCCCCCTTCGAGAACTCCGAGCTGCCGCGCCTCGACGGCCTTCCGCCGATCATCGGCCCCGAGGCCATGAACCCGCTCCTCCCGCCGCCGGGCCGCCTGCCCCCCGGCGACCGCGCGAGGGTGCGCGAGGCCATCGAGGGCAAGCCCTCCGGCACCGAGTTCAAGACCCTCGTGCCGCCCCTCATCGCCGCGCTCAACTGGCTGGCCCAGGCCCAGGAGCGCGACGGAAGCTGGGACGCCAGGGCCTGGGAAGGCACCAATTCGTACAAGGTCGGCATGGGCGGCCTGGCGCTCCTGGCCTTCCAGGGCGCAGGCTTCACCCACAAGCAGGGGCGCTACCAGCACGTGATCCTGCGAGGGCTCGACTGGCTGCGGAACAACCAGCGCGACAACGGAAGTTTCGCATGGGAAACGTTTTATGAGCAGGGCATCGCCACCATTGCCGTCTGCGAAGCCTACGCTCTGACGGGCGACCCACGCGTGGGACGCATGGCCCAGCGTGCCATCGGCTACATCGTGGCCCAACAGCCTGACCACGGCGGCTTCCGCTACGGCGGCCCCGTGCCCAAGGACCAGGGCGACCTCTCCGTCACCGGATGGCAGATCATGGCCATCAAGTCGGCCCTCATGGCCGGGCTGGACGTGCCGGCCACCGCGGTCGAGCGCTCGCGCGTGTTCCTGCGGAACAGCGCCCGCGACTACGGGGCGAGCGCCTACCTCGTGGGCGACCCAGGGGCCGGCTCGGCGGCCATGACCGCCGTGGGCCTGCTCTGCCGCATCTTCCTCAACGACGGACGCCAGTACGACAACGAGATCGGCCAGACCGCCGCCTACCTGAGCCGCCGCGAGAACCCCGGCCTCGACGCGCCTCCGACCGGGGCCTCCAAGGAACTCGTCGCCGACCTCTACTACACCTACTACTCGTCCCTGGCCATGTTCCAGGTCGGCGGCGAACACTGGCGTGCCTGGCAGAAAATGTACCTGGAACCGCTCAAGGCGGCCCAGGTGAAGGCCACCCGCGACGCCGCGGGCAGGTTCGTCAAGGGAAGCTGGGAGCCGGCCCAGGACCGCTGGGGCGCCCGAGCAGGCCGAGTCTATACCACGGCCCTCGGCGCGCTCTGCCTCGAGGCCCCCTATCGCTTCCTGCCGATGCTCCAGGCCAGACCATGA
- a CDS encoding terpene cyclase/mutase family protein, translating into MADELNPQGVDESQLEQYVEKEPSKWEEFLNRQLRRAPWWTISLLVHVIVLIILYSWPYHALARDEVITTIPVNLVEDVTPEVPPEPPPEPPEEKIDEEFDVPIEDIPISPEPVSKDDPGPDLDMDPMQDIVKDVERPVQSIDPPSNTPVFAVDSTAVKGLTRGIYSGRKNFGTGTAAGGRGGTNRHAESAVMAGLIWLAKAQEPDGHWDCQKWDGGGNFDVGMTGLALLAFLGAGYTHTKGKFKSTVENGLEWLSKNQKDNGSFGWKTFYEQGIATMAVSEAYGLTQSPAVGRMAQKAIDYICKTQPDHGGFRYGGAVPKDEGDMSVTGWQIMAIKSAICSELKVPQEAVERSRVFLKNTYRDYGGSSYLVGSQGSSPAMTAIGMLCRQFLGGDYDAEIMAAADYLRQQQQKNPPVGPNTGKDHLVGDLYYTYYSVLAMFQMGREYWNDWNKLFRDPLVKCQISQVNDERGRFVRGSWDPANHFWAKGRGGRVYATAMAVLSLEVYYRFLPVYKK; encoded by the coding sequence ATGGCCGATGAGCTGAACCCGCAGGGGGTTGACGAGAGTCAGCTCGAACAGTACGTCGAGAAAGAGCCCAGCAAGTGGGAGGAGTTCCTCAACCGCCAACTCCGCCGGGCTCCCTGGTGGACGATCTCGCTGCTCGTCCACGTGATCGTGCTCATCATCCTCTACAGTTGGCCCTACCACGCGCTCGCCCGCGACGAAGTCATCACCACGATTCCCGTCAATCTCGTCGAGGACGTGACGCCCGAGGTCCCGCCCGAGCCGCCGCCGGAGCCGCCCGAAGAGAAGATTGACGAAGAGTTCGACGTCCCCATCGAAGATATCCCGATCTCGCCCGAACCCGTGAGCAAGGACGACCCGGGGCCCGACCTGGACATGGACCCGATGCAGGACATCGTCAAGGACGTCGAGCGCCCCGTCCAGAGCATTGACCCGCCCTCGAACACGCCGGTCTTCGCCGTGGACAGCACGGCGGTGAAGGGCCTGACCCGCGGCATCTACTCGGGCCGCAAGAACTTCGGCACGGGCACGGCCGCCGGCGGCCGCGGCGGCACCAACCGCCACGCCGAGAGCGCCGTGATGGCCGGCCTCATCTGGCTCGCCAAAGCCCAGGAACCCGACGGGCACTGGGACTGCCAGAAGTGGGACGGCGGCGGCAACTTCGACGTGGGGATGACCGGCCTCGCCCTCCTGGCCTTCCTGGGCGCCGGCTACACCCACACCAAAGGCAAGTTCAAGAGCACCGTCGAGAACGGCCTCGAGTGGCTCTCCAAGAACCAGAAGGACAACGGCAGCTTCGGCTGGAAGACCTTCTACGAGCAGGGCATCGCCACCATGGCCGTCTCCGAGGCCTATGGCCTCACCCAATCGCCCGCCGTGGGCCGCATGGCCCAGAAGGCCATTGACTACATCTGCAAGACCCAGCCCGACCACGGCGGCTTCCGCTACGGCGGCGCCGTGCCCAAGGACGAGGGCGACATGTCCGTCACCGGCTGGCAGATCATGGCCATCAAGTCGGCCATCTGCTCCGAACTCAAGGTGCCCCAGGAAGCCGTCGAGCGCTCCCGCGTCTTCCTCAAGAACACCTACCGCGACTACGGCGGCAGCTCCTACCTTGTGGGCAGCCAGGGCAGCTCGCCCGCCATGACCGCCATCGGCATGCTCTGCCGTCAGTTCCTGGGCGGCGACTACGACGCCGAGATCATGGCCGCGGCCGACTACCTGCGCCAGCAGCAGCAGAAGAACCCCCCGGTCGGCCCCAACACCGGCAAAGACCACCTGGTGGGCGACCTCTACTACACCTACTACTCCGTCCTGGCCATGTTCCAGATGGGACGCGAGTACTGGAACGACTGGAACAAGCTGTTCCGCGACCCGCTCGTCAAGTGCCAGATCTCGCAGGTGAACGACGAGCGCGGGCGATTCGTGCGCGGAAGCTGGGACCCCGCGAACCACTTCTGGGCCAAGGGCCGCGGCGGCCGCGTCTACGCCACGGCCATGGCCGTGCTCAGCCTCGAAGTCTACTACCGCTTCCTGCCGGTCTACAAGAAGTAA
- a CDS encoding response regulator produces MAIQRALVIDDNESLAETLAEVLEESGFEVTVASSGVEALLAWRARPADLVVVDIDLPDIGGLRLARRFVRRAEGCKFVVMSAGDPRHLAGPCEELGAVFLAKPFSLAHLAATLRVVVERAEPPALPPPRAARRLLGAQRPRALLQPAHGPRGDD; encoded by the coding sequence ACGACAACGAGAGCCTCGCCGAGACTCTGGCCGAGGTGCTGGAGGAGAGCGGCTTCGAGGTGACGGTGGCGTCGTCGGGCGTGGAGGCGCTGCTGGCGTGGCGCGCGCGCCCAGCCGACCTGGTGGTGGTGGATATTGACTTGCCGGACATTGGGGGTCTGCGCCTCGCGCGGCGGTTTGTTCGGAGGGCCGAGGGCTGCAAGTTCGTGGTGATGAGCGCGGGCGACCCGCGCCACCTGGCGGGGCCGTGCGAGGAGCTGGGCGCGGTGTTTCTTGCCAAGCCGTTCAGCCTGGCGCACCTGGCGGCCACGCTGCGGGTGGTGGTCGAGCGCGCGGAGCCTCCGGCGCTGCCGCCGCCCCGCGCGGCCCGCCGCCTGCTGGGGGCGCAGCGTCCCAGAGCGCTCCTCCAGCCGGCTCACGGCCCCCGCGGCGACGACTGA